A genomic window from Sulfurospirillum diekertiae includes:
- a CDS encoding CinA family protein: MKSSLIVVGKALRYNLPFLNYIHATIIKHLDLPDQTVYIDKNDKDLFFVLEESITHADEIVIVTANDSFNLVNKVIATLGEESLELKGGMLIPSKTVHFEENSYLLERDSKLINVIKASENKKLPTVLIENKNSSALFSIINIDEDSLKILLEPLAQNFEIRITPAKIIDGWMTIEAISNKYGNLESFFKAAKSLLPQKVINHPDVIEHIAESLQAHGKTLSIAESCTGGLIASMLTKRSGVSTVFKGGLVTYSNEIKESWLGVSNDTIERFGAVSELCVREMLEGVLNASLSDFAIATSGIAGPTGGSIEKPVGTVYVGARNKEGKILIERLLLEGDREYIQTQSAYHALKLLLHVGENIFLKSEKMS; this comes from the coding sequence ATGAAAAGCTCTTTGATCGTAGTTGGAAAAGCGCTGCGATACAATCTGCCATTTTTAAACTATATTCATGCAACGATTATCAAACATCTTGATCTTCCTGATCAAACTGTCTATATTGATAAAAATGATAAAGACCTCTTCTTTGTCTTAGAAGAGTCTATCACACATGCTGATGAAATCGTCATTGTCACAGCTAATGATAGTTTTAATCTTGTCAATAAAGTCATTGCAACGCTTGGGGAAGAGTCCCTAGAACTTAAAGGAGGTATGCTCATTCCTTCTAAGACAGTCCATTTTGAAGAAAACAGCTATCTTTTGGAACGCGATAGTAAACTCATAAATGTTATCAAAGCCAGTGAAAATAAAAAGCTTCCTACTGTTTTAATCGAGAATAAAAATAGTTCAGCCCTATTTTCCATTATCAATATTGATGAAGATTCTCTTAAAATCTTACTTGAACCCTTAGCCCAAAATTTTGAGATTCGCATTACTCCCGCAAAAATTATTGATGGCTGGATGACCATCGAAGCAATCTCCAATAAATATGGCAATTTAGAAAGCTTTTTTAAAGCAGCAAAATCGCTTCTTCCTCAAAAAGTAATCAATCACCCTGATGTCATTGAACATATCGCAGAATCACTCCAAGCGCATGGTAAGACACTCAGTATTGCAGAGAGTTGTACAGGAGGGCTTATTGCTTCTATGCTTACCAAACGTTCAGGTGTATCAACTGTTTTCAAAGGGGGTCTTGTAACCTACTCCAATGAAATCAAAGAGTCATGGCTAGGAGTCAGTAACGACACTATCGAACGTTTTGGAGCAGTCAGTGAGCTCTGTGTGCGTGAAATGCTTGAAGGTGTTCTCAATGCTAGCCTTTCTGATTTTGCCATCGCTACCAGTGGTATTGCAGGGCCAACGGGTGGAAGTATTGAAAAACCTGTTGGTACGGTCTATGTAGGTGCTCGCAATAAAGAGGGTAAGATTCTTATCGAAAGACTTCTTTTGGAAGGTGATCGTGAGTATATTCAAACCCAAAGTGCTTACCATGCCTTAAAGTTGCTTTTACATGTAGGCGAAAATATTTTTCTCAAAAGTGAAAAAATGTCTTGA
- the ileS gene encoding isoleucine--tRNA ligase, which produces MDYKETLLLPQTDFPMRGNLPQNEPARYAKWFSKEESAYAKMIKNRENAPTTFILHDGPPYANGHIHIGHALNKILKDVIVKTHYFFGEKVRYVPGWDCHGLPIEQQVEKNLGKEKKDALPKSKIRELCREHARKFIDIQREEFKSLGVIGDWDNPYMTMKFKFEADIYRALCGVADKGLLVERSKPVYWSWAARSALAEAEVEYEDKEDYSIFVAFALSPEAKAKLAISTDASVIIWTTTPWTLPANVGIAFSPDENYVLTSDGYIVAEPLHVKLLEQGVVKGEIVKTFKASVLENSFALNPLNGRKSQFVLGEHVTMDGGSGCVHTAPGHGDDDYKVGLRYGLEVIMPVDERGCYDETVVRLGLLPDAQSFVGEHIFKCNERILELLGDKLLKCSKFTHSYPFCWRTHQPVIYRATKQWFVAMDEAVDGRESLRKMAMDELQKVRFYPKSGINRLGSMIENRPDWCISRQRDWGVPIAFFRDKTTGKPIFDANVVTHIANIFEEKGADAWWDLEIEDLLVANSGYKPENLEKVMDILDVWFDSGSTWKAVLQSPDYDAGDYPASMYLEGSDQHRGWFQSSLLVSTANNGIAPYGKILTHGFTVDEKGEKMSKSKGNVVAPTDIAKSHGVEILRLWVGTSEYTTDLKISDNILKQISEQYRKIRNTFRFLLANINDLETLLPYSQMSVLDQWILVHAKAVFDEAQGYFREYEFSKGFALLNHFIAVELSGIYLDISKDRLYCNAKNDTIRLSAQSAMAMIAEKLMVLMAPTLTYTIDEMMEYAPAILKQKGESVFDLVYESLPNMTTSFEEAYMVEAREKFFEIVDALKKEKIIKSTLELVLQTSSPKIAALEKVDAEDWFTVSKVIEHMETGEMGVFEVAGDHFKIFKAAKCKCPRCWKYRAKSEEELCHRCNEALNV; this is translated from the coding sequence ATGGACTATAAAGAGACCTTGCTTCTTCCTCAAACCGATTTCCCAATGCGTGGCAATCTTCCTCAAAATGAGCCTGCACGTTATGCCAAGTGGTTTTCCAAAGAGGAGAGCGCTTATGCAAAAATGATCAAAAATAGAGAAAATGCCCCAACGACATTTATTCTTCACGATGGTCCTCCGTATGCCAATGGACACATTCACATTGGACATGCCCTTAATAAAATTCTCAAAGATGTGATCGTCAAAACCCACTATTTTTTTGGTGAAAAAGTACGTTATGTTCCCGGTTGGGATTGTCACGGTTTGCCCATTGAGCAACAAGTGGAGAAAAATCTTGGGAAAGAGAAAAAAGATGCCCTTCCCAAAAGCAAAATTCGTGAGTTGTGTCGTGAACATGCACGTAAATTTATTGATATTCAACGTGAAGAGTTTAAATCCCTAGGTGTTATTGGCGATTGGGATAATCCCTATATGACGATGAAATTTAAATTTGAAGCCGACATCTACCGCGCATTGTGTGGCGTTGCCGATAAAGGACTTTTGGTTGAACGCAGTAAACCGGTTTACTGGTCATGGGCGGCACGTAGTGCGTTAGCCGAAGCCGAAGTCGAGTATGAGGACAAAGAAGATTATTCTATTTTCGTTGCTTTTGCACTGAGTCCTGAAGCTAAGGCAAAACTAGCAATCAGCACGGATGCTTCAGTTATTATCTGGACAACAACGCCGTGGACACTGCCTGCGAATGTGGGAATTGCGTTTAGTCCTGATGAAAACTATGTGCTTACGAGTGACGGTTATATCGTCGCTGAGCCTTTACATGTAAAACTGTTAGAGCAAGGTGTGGTGAAAGGTGAAATCGTTAAAACCTTTAAAGCGAGTGTGCTTGAAAATAGTTTTGCTCTTAATCCACTGAATGGACGTAAATCACAGTTTGTTTTAGGGGAGCATGTAACGATGGATGGCGGAAGTGGCTGTGTTCATACCGCACCGGGGCACGGCGATGATGACTACAAAGTAGGGCTTCGTTACGGTCTTGAAGTGATTATGCCTGTGGATGAGAGAGGTTGTTACGATGAAACTGTCGTTCGTTTAGGATTGCTTCCTGATGCGCAGAGTTTTGTCGGTGAGCATATTTTTAAATGCAACGAGCGTATTTTGGAGCTTTTGGGCGACAAACTTCTGAAATGTTCAAAATTTACCCACTCCTACCCATTTTGTTGGAGAACACATCAACCGGTCATTTACCGTGCAACCAAACAGTGGTTTGTGGCGATGGATGAAGCGGTTGACGGACGTGAGAGCCTTCGTAAAATGGCCATGGACGAGCTTCAAAAGGTTCGTTTCTACCCCAAATCTGGCATTAACCGTTTGGGCTCAATGATCGAAAATAGACCGGATTGGTGCATTTCCCGACAAAGAGATTGGGGTGTGCCAATTGCATTTTTTAGAGATAAAACGACGGGTAAACCGATTTTTGATGCGAACGTTGTCACGCATATCGCTAATATTTTTGAAGAAAAAGGTGCGGATGCGTGGTGGGATTTAGAGATTGAAGACCTTTTGGTCGCCAATAGCGGTTATAAGCCTGAGAATCTTGAAAAAGTGATGGACATCTTGGATGTTTGGTTTGACAGTGGTAGCACGTGGAAAGCGGTACTTCAATCTCCAGATTACGATGCGGGGGATTATCCTGCGTCAATGTATTTGGAAGGCAGTGATCAACATCGTGGTTGGTTCCAAAGTTCACTCTTGGTCAGTACTGCCAACAACGGCATTGCGCCGTACGGTAAAATCTTAACCCATGGTTTTACGGTTGATGAAAAAGGCGAGAAGATGAGCAAATCGAAAGGCAACGTTGTTGCGCCTACCGATATTGCAAAAAGCCATGGTGTCGAAATTCTTCGTCTTTGGGTTGGAACCAGTGAATACACGACGGATCTTAAAATCAGTGACAATATCTTAAAACAAATCAGCGAACAGTACCGAAAAATTCGTAATACGTTCCGATTTTTATTGGCAAATATTAATGATTTAGAGACTCTTTTGCCCTACTCGCAAATGAGCGTTTTGGATCAATGGATTTTAGTCCACGCCAAAGCGGTTTTTGATGAGGCGCAGGGGTACTTTAGAGAGTATGAATTCTCCAAAGGATTTGCGCTTTTGAACCATTTTATCGCTGTGGAACTCAGCGGAATTTATCTCGATATTTCCAAAGATAGGCTTTATTGTAACGCTAAAAACGACACGATTCGTCTCTCTGCGCAAAGTGCGATGGCGATGATTGCCGAGAAATTGATGGTCTTGATGGCTCCAACGTTGACCTATACGATTGATGAGATGATGGAGTATGCACCTGCTATCTTAAAACAAAAAGGCGAAAGTGTTTTTGACCTTGTGTACGAGTCACTGCCAAATATGACAACATCGTTTGAAGAAGCTTATATGGTCGAAGCGCGTGAAAAATTCTTTGAGATCGTTGATGCGCTCAAAAAAGAGAAAATCATCAAATCAACCCTAGAGTTGGTGCTTCAAACCAGTTCTCCTAAAATTGCAGCCTTGGAAAAAGTGGATGCGGAAGATTGGTTTACCGTGAGTAAGGTGATTGAACATATGGAAACAGGTGAAATGGGCGTATTTGAAGTCGCAGGCGATCACTTTAAAATCTTTAAAGCTGCCAAATGCAAATGTCCGCGTTGTTGGAAATATCGCGCTAAAAGCGAAGAAGAGCTGTGCCACCGCTGTAATGAGGCTTTAAATGTTTAA
- the gatA gene encoding Asp-tRNA(Asn)/Glu-tRNA(Gln) amidotransferase subunit GatA, translating to MITLKEALKLPKEEIEAFRTDLKQKIEATKSLGAYIEQLTGKAISEYGSGIPIAIKDNIQVNGWEVTSGSNILQGYVAPYNATVIDNMLRHGLSPYGRTNMDEFAMGSSTESSFYGKTLNPHNPKCVPGGSSGGSAAAVAAGIAIAALGSDTGGSIRQPAAFCGCVGLKPTYGKVSRYGLGAYSSSLDQIGPITQNVEDAAILYDIIAGHEPKDSTSANIAHQSVADKLNADRKMTIAVIENYLNEASPEVRERMMDGIRALEKAGHKIIYRNFINSKYDIATYYVIATAEASANLSRYDGVRYGNRGSNENLKEMFIQSRSLGFGEEVKRRILLGTFVLSSGYYDAYYIKAQKARHFIKAQYEAIFKEADLIFMPVTPTSAFEFGSKADPLEMYLSDIYTISLNLTGLPGISIPLGMDSKGLPVGGQLIGQAYGEQALLDGALSLERELGL from the coding sequence TTGATAACCTTAAAAGAGGCATTAAAACTTCCCAAAGAAGAGATCGAAGCGTTTCGAACTGATTTAAAGCAAAAAATAGAAGCAACAAAAAGTTTGGGTGCTTATATCGAACAGCTTACAGGTAAAGCGATTAGTGAGTATGGTTCAGGCATTCCGATTGCCATTAAAGATAATATTCAAGTCAATGGTTGGGAAGTTACCAGTGGCTCTAACATCCTTCAAGGTTATGTTGCCCCTTACAATGCAACGGTTATTGACAATATGTTACGTCATGGGCTCTCTCCATATGGGCGTACCAATATGGATGAATTTGCGATGGGAAGCTCCACTGAATCCTCGTTTTATGGAAAAACCTTAAACCCGCACAATCCAAAATGTGTCCCAGGTGGTAGTAGTGGTGGTAGTGCCGCTGCAGTTGCCGCGGGCATTGCCATTGCAGCCCTTGGAAGCGATACGGGTGGAAGTATTCGTCAACCCGCCGCTTTTTGTGGCTGTGTTGGATTAAAACCAACCTATGGCAAAGTCAGCCGTTACGGTTTGGGTGCGTATTCAAGCTCACTTGACCAGATTGGACCGATTACGCAAAATGTTGAAGATGCGGCGATTTTATATGACATTATTGCAGGGCATGAGCCTAAAGACTCTACCAGTGCCAACATAGCGCACCAAAGCGTTGCAGACAAACTGAACGCTGATCGTAAAATGACGATTGCTGTGATTGAGAATTACCTCAATGAAGCGAGTCCTGAAGTGCGAGAGCGCATGATGGATGGCATTCGCGCACTCGAAAAAGCGGGACATAAAATTATTTATCGCAATTTTATTAACTCTAAATACGACATCGCAACCTATTATGTGATTGCAACAGCCGAAGCGAGTGCTAACCTCAGTCGTTATGACGGTGTTCGTTATGGTAATCGTGGTAGCAATGAAAACCTCAAAGAAATGTTTATTCAAAGCCGAAGCCTTGGTTTTGGAGAAGAGGTTAAACGAAGAATCCTTTTGGGAACCTTCGTTCTAAGCAGTGGGTATTATGATGCATATTACATCAAAGCACAAAAGGCACGTCATTTTATAAAAGCGCAGTATGAAGCAATTTTTAAAGAGGCTGATCTGATTTTTATGCCTGTAACTCCAACGAGTGCGTTTGAGTTTGGTTCAAAAGCAGATCCATTGGAGATGTACTTGAGTGATATTTACACTATTTCACTCAATCTTACAGGGCTTCCTGGTATTTCGATTCCTCTTGGAATGGATAGCAAAGGGCTTCCTGTTGGCGGACAACTTATTGGTCAAGCGTATGGTGAGCAAGCACTTTTAGATGGAGCGCTGAGCTTAGAGAGAGAATTAGGGTTATAG
- the guaB gene encoding IMP dehydrogenase: protein MKIRKRALTFEDVLLVPKYSEILPKEVDIKTKLTKNITLNIPLVSAAMDTVTEHRAAIMMARLGGLGIIHKNMDIESQVREIRRVKKSESGIIIDPVSIKAKATLKEALAIMSEYRISGVPVIDDNDILIGILTNRDLRFENDYSKNVEELMTKMPLITVKKGTTLDDAEAIFRTNKVEKLPIVDENNKLAGLITIKDLKKRQEYPHANKDEFGRLRVGAAIGVGQLDRARALVEAGADVLVLDSAHGHSKGIIDTVKLIKKELKVDIIAGNIATSEAALALVEAGADGIKVGIGPGSICTTRIVSGVGVPQMTAIEECSDVGRKYGVPIIADGGIKYSGDFAKALAAGAQSVMVGSLLAGTDESPGELITYQGRQYKTYRGMGSIGAMTKGSSDRYFQEGTAADKLVPEGIEGRVPHAGSIRDVIFQLVGGLRSSMGYVGARDIIDYQEKAEFVEITSAGLKESHVHDVIITHEAPNYRVN, encoded by the coding sequence ATGAAAATTAGAAAAAGAGCATTAACATTTGAAGACGTATTATTGGTACCAAAGTATTCAGAGATTTTGCCTAAAGAGGTTGATATTAAAACAAAATTAACGAAGAATATCACACTGAATATCCCTCTGGTATCGGCTGCAATGGATACCGTAACAGAGCACCGTGCGGCGATTATGATGGCGCGTCTTGGGGGACTTGGCATTATTCATAAAAATATGGATATTGAATCTCAGGTGCGTGAAATCAGACGTGTTAAAAAAAGTGAAAGCGGTATCATCATTGATCCTGTTTCCATTAAAGCCAAAGCGACGCTTAAAGAAGCACTTGCCATTATGTCAGAGTACCGCATTTCAGGTGTTCCTGTAATTGATGATAACGATATATTGATTGGTATTTTAACCAATCGCGATCTTCGTTTTGAAAATGACTATAGTAAAAATGTTGAAGAGCTCATGACAAAAATGCCTTTGATCACCGTTAAAAAAGGCACAACGTTGGATGATGCCGAAGCAATTTTTAGAACCAATAAAGTTGAAAAACTTCCTATCGTGGATGAAAACAATAAACTAGCGGGTCTGATTACAATTAAAGATCTTAAAAAGCGCCAAGAGTATCCTCATGCCAACAAAGACGAGTTTGGTAGACTTCGTGTGGGAGCTGCTATTGGTGTGGGTCAACTGGATCGTGCTCGTGCGCTCGTGGAAGCGGGTGCTGACGTTTTAGTTTTAGATTCAGCACACGGTCACTCCAAAGGAATTATTGATACTGTTAAACTGATCAAAAAAGAGCTTAAAGTTGATATTATTGCAGGGAATATTGCAACTTCCGAAGCGGCACTTGCTCTTGTTGAAGCGGGAGCTGATGGCATTAAAGTAGGTATTGGACCTGGAAGTATTTGTACCACACGTATTGTTTCAGGTGTAGGTGTCCCTCAAATGACGGCAATCGAAGAGTGTTCCGATGTGGGGCGTAAATATGGTGTTCCCATTATTGCTGATGGTGGTATTAAGTATTCAGGTGACTTTGCAAAAGCGTTAGCTGCTGGAGCTCAAAGTGTTATGGTTGGAAGTTTACTTGCTGGAACCGATGAGAGCCCAGGTGAGCTTATTACGTACCAAGGACGCCAATATAAAACCTATCGTGGTATGGGAAGTATTGGGGCGATGACGAAGGGAAGTAGTGATCGTTATTTCCAAGAGGGAACGGCTGCTGATAAACTTGTCCCCGAAGGTATTGAAGGACGTGTTCCTCATGCTGGTTCTATTCGCGATGTCATTTTCCAACTGGTGGGAGGCCTTAGGTCTTCTATGGGCTATGTGGGTGCACGTGATATTATTGATTATCAAGAAAAAGCTGAATTTGTTGAAATTACCAGTGCGGGTCTTAAAGAGAGCCACGTGCATGATGTTATCATCACACACGAAGCACCAAATTACAGAGTAAACTAA
- the metX gene encoding homoserine O-acetyltransferase MetX, protein MKIQTAIAHFDEPLYLESGRILEIYDLKYETYGDMNETKSNVIVVFHALTGSYHAAGRYEGETKAGWWDPLIGDGKIIDTTKFCVICVNILGSCFGSTGPMSINAKTKEPLRLKFPVLTISDMVRAQMNLFTRLGIKEAYAIIGGSLGGMQGLCMSIEYPDFAKRVILLATTYATGPWAIAWNKIAIEGIVNDPRFKNGNYDASDFEEEGLLSFAIGRMAGHISFLSPYSMNKKFGRNYVETDGLYELFGRFQVERYMEYNGYSFAKRFDPLSYLYIIKAMNIFDATRNYDSLEDSLKFIKAKLTLISFQGDCLFMPEEMALIKTTMENMGRADRVDYVCIDSQYGHDAFLVEYDKFDFYIKKALEAKV, encoded by the coding sequence GTGAAAATTCAAACAGCTATTGCCCATTTTGATGAACCGCTCTATTTAGAGAGTGGTCGTATCTTAGAAATCTATGATCTTAAGTATGAGACGTATGGTGACATGAACGAGACCAAAAGCAATGTCATTGTTGTCTTTCATGCCCTCACTGGAAGTTATCATGCGGCAGGTCGCTATGAAGGTGAAACAAAGGCTGGTTGGTGGGATCCTCTCATAGGCGATGGAAAAATCATTGATACAACCAAGTTTTGTGTCATTTGCGTCAATATCCTAGGAAGTTGTTTTGGCTCAACGGGACCTATGAGCATCAATGCTAAAACCAAAGAACCACTACGCCTTAAATTTCCCGTTTTAACGATCAGTGATATGGTTAGAGCACAAATGAATCTTTTTACCAGATTGGGGATCAAAGAGGCGTATGCGATTATTGGGGGCTCTCTTGGGGGCATGCAAGGGCTGTGTATGTCCATTGAGTATCCTGATTTTGCTAAACGGGTTATACTGCTTGCAACCACATACGCGACAGGTCCTTGGGCGATTGCATGGAATAAGATCGCGATAGAGGGTATCGTGAATGACCCACGTTTTAAAAATGGCAATTACGACGCCTCTGATTTTGAAGAAGAAGGGCTGCTCAGTTTTGCGATTGGTCGAATGGCGGGGCATATTAGCTTTTTAAGTCCTTATTCGATGAATAAAAAATTTGGACGCAATTACGTTGAGACTGACGGTCTGTACGAGCTTTTTGGACGTTTTCAGGTGGAGCGTTACATGGAGTATAATGGTTACAGTTTTGCCAAGCGATTTGATCCATTAAGCTATCTCTACATCATTAAAGCGATGAATATATTTGATGCAACACGTAATTATGACTCGTTAGAAGACTCGCTTAAGTTTATCAAAGCAAAACTCACCCTTATTTCATTTCAAGGCGATTGTCTGTTTATGCCTGAAGAGATGGCTTTGATTAAGACAACGATGGAAAATATGGGCAGAGCTGATCGTGTGGATTATGTCTGCATTGACAGTCAGTATGGGCACGACGCCTTTTTAGTTGAGTATGACAAGTTTGATTTTTACATTAAAAAAGCACTGGAAGCGAAGGTATAA
- the xseB gene encoding exodeoxyribonuclease VII small subunit encodes MKEEKQSFETKLENAKVILETLSNPELSLEEGMKKYQEGIAILKEATKMLEEAKLTYTKLQEKEALA; translated from the coding sequence ATGAAAGAAGAGAAACAAAGTTTTGAAACAAAGCTTGAGAACGCCAAAGTGATTTTAGAGACACTTTCAAATCCTGAGCTCTCCTTGGAAGAGGGAATGAAAAAATACCAAGAAGGTATTGCCATTTTAAAAGAAGCAACCAAAATGCTTGAAGAGGCAAAACTGACCTATACAAAATTGCAAGAGAAGGAAGCATTGGCATGA
- a CDS encoding carbon-nitrogen hydrolase family protein, with protein sequence MKIAALQLSTLPMSEAKLDYYFRICKQKEVEVVLLSEYALNSFFKELESMPLSMIKEQSNHKIEVLKKLCADYDLHVIAPIVNIKGEFCYKCNAHFSAKSVHFFDQQFLINYKHWNEEKFFANTVSKYVLPIFLHNGIRFGIVSGYELHFDTVWMEVMKKNVDVVLTPTSSTFDSAHRWEELLKMRAMLNNVYILRANRVGSYKEEETWQFYGKSSLISPFGEVELTLGDKEEMLVATIEKESLAEARKLWGWKKQVSKRESV encoded by the coding sequence ATGAAAATAGCGGCATTGCAACTCAGTACACTCCCAATGAGCGAAGCAAAACTCGATTATTACTTTCGCATTTGCAAACAAAAAGAGGTTGAGGTGGTGCTGTTAAGTGAATACGCACTCAACAGTTTTTTCAAAGAGTTAGAAAGTATGCCACTTTCCATGATTAAAGAGCAATCCAATCATAAAATTGAAGTTTTGAAAAAATTGTGTGCGGATTATGATTTGCATGTCATTGCTCCGATTGTCAATATTAAAGGGGAGTTTTGCTACAAATGCAATGCTCATTTTTCGGCTAAATCGGTGCATTTTTTTGATCAACAATTTTTAATTAATTATAAACACTGGAATGAAGAGAAATTCTTTGCCAATACCGTTTCAAAATATGTATTGCCTATCTTTTTACACAATGGTATTCGCTTTGGTATCGTCAGTGGGTATGAACTTCATTTTGACACTGTTTGGATGGAAGTCATGAAGAAAAATGTGGATGTAGTCCTTACACCGACTTCATCCACATTTGATTCAGCACACCGTTGGGAAGAGCTTCTTAAAATGAGAGCCATGTTAAACAATGTTTATATTTTAAGAGCTAACCGTGTGGGAAGTTACAAAGAAGAAGAGACGTGGCAATTTTACGGCAAAAGCAGTCTGATTTCTCCTTTTGGCGAAGTCGAGCTCACCTTAGGCGATAAAGAAGAGATGCTGGTCGCGACCATCGAAAAAGAAAGCCTTGCGGAAGCGCGAAAGCTTTGGGGATGGAAAAAACAGGTAAGTAAGCGAGAAAGCGTATGA
- a CDS encoding HesA/MoeB/ThiF family protein, whose translation MMHYFHRQVQLWGEETQQSLQSKKIVIIGCGGLGSSLAYALGSSGIGEIHLVDFDEVSVHNIHRQIAFKVGDEGKLKADVVKESIEARCPFVKVYAHIGRLEVFTCKEIEVDLIIDATDNLPTRSLIDAYAKEVKTPWVYGSVEAFNGQVCFFEQSSFSAFKISDKKPSGIAAPIVMHIASLQANLALRYLAGLSVKKDLLYYLFINEEGELITQKFGMLH comes from the coding sequence ATGATGCACTATTTCCACAGACAAGTACAGCTCTGGGGAGAAGAGACACAACAAAGTTTACAAAGTAAAAAAATTGTCATCATTGGTTGTGGAGGGCTAGGAAGCTCTTTAGCGTACGCGCTAGGAAGTTCGGGTATTGGTGAAATTCACCTCGTGGATTTTGATGAAGTGAGTGTGCATAATATTCATCGTCAAATTGCTTTTAAAGTAGGGGATGAGGGAAAACTCAAAGCCGATGTGGTCAAAGAGAGCATTGAAGCGCGTTGCCCTTTTGTCAAAGTTTATGCGCATATCGGACGTTTGGAAGTCTTTACATGTAAAGAGATTGAAGTCGATCTTATCATCGATGCAACCGATAATTTACCAACACGTAGCTTAATTGATGCCTATGCCAAAGAGGTAAAAACACCGTGGGTTTATGGTTCTGTTGAAGCGTTTAATGGGCAAGTTTGCTTTTTTGAGCAGAGTAGTTTTTCTGCCTTTAAGATTAGTGACAAAAAACCTTCCGGTATTGCTGCTCCTATTGTGATGCACATAGCCTCGTTGCAAGCCAATTTAGCATTGCGCTATCTAGCGGGGCTCAGCGTTAAAAAAGATTTGCTTTATTATCTGTTTATCAATGAAGAGGGTGAACTCATCACCCAAAAATTTGGAATGCTACACTAA
- a CDS encoding succinyldiaminopimelate transaminase, translating into MHFEPYPFEKLTELLKDITPNSAYPAVTLTIGEPQFETPDFIQKALKENVHLLKKYPKSSGEASVNEAQRSFVKKRFGVELKASELISVFGTKEVLFNFPQYLLHDKPNPVMAYPNPFYQIYEGAAIASRARVVHLNLTQENGFKPDIHLAALKEADLIILNSPNNPTTSVLSLEELGEWVKFALKYDIVLLNDECYSELYVGEKPASLLEASLHVGNNTFRNILVLNSLSKRSSAPGLRSGFIAGDEKILSGYAKYRTYVGAAIPLPLQKASAAAWNDMEHVELTRAQYAKNLRLAHDILGVPAINATFYVWLEVKNDLEFTCKLYEQKNIKVLPGRFLGRGGMGDGYVRIALVENSEKTEQILKEIKEVIASF; encoded by the coding sequence TTGCATTTTGAACCTTATCCCTTTGAAAAATTAACGGAATTATTAAAAGATATTACGCCCAACAGTGCGTATCCAGCGGTTACATTAACCATTGGTGAGCCACAGTTTGAGACACCTGATTTTATTCAAAAAGCACTCAAAGAAAATGTGCATTTGCTCAAAAAATATCCTAAATCTTCGGGTGAAGCATCTGTTAATGAAGCGCAACGCAGTTTTGTGAAAAAGCGTTTTGGTGTTGAGCTTAAAGCCAGTGAGTTAATCTCTGTTTTTGGAACAAAAGAGGTGCTTTTTAATTTTCCTCAGTACCTCCTTCATGACAAGCCAAACCCTGTGATGGCGTATCCAAACCCGTTTTATCAAATCTACGAAGGTGCCGCCATTGCGAGTCGTGCTCGTGTGGTACATCTTAATTTGACTCAAGAGAACGGGTTTAAACCGGATATTCATTTAGCCGCCCTCAAAGAAGCAGATTTGATTATTCTTAATTCTCCCAACAACCCCACCACTTCGGTTTTAAGCCTTGAAGAACTGGGTGAATGGGTGAAGTTTGCCCTCAAATACGATATTGTACTTCTTAATGATGAGTGTTACAGTGAACTTTACGTGGGCGAGAAGCCAGCCTCTTTGTTGGAAGCCTCTTTACATGTAGGAAATAATACATTTAGAAATATTTTGGTACTCAATTCTCTTTCCAAACGAAGTTCAGCGCCAGGGTTACGCTCAGGATTTATTGCAGGCGATGAGAAAATCCTCAGTGGTTACGCAAAGTATCGTACCTACGTGGGAGCAGCGATTCCCTTGCCACTCCAGAAAGCATCAGCTGCGGCGTGGAATGATATGGAACATGTGGAACTCACACGTGCACAATACGCGAAAAACCTTCGCTTAGCACACGATATCTTAGGTGTACCCGCAATCAATGCAACCTTTTACGTTTGGCTAGAAGTGAAGAATGATTTGGAATTTACATGTAAACTGTATGAGCAAAAAAATATCAAAGTTCTACCAGGTCGTTTCTTAGGACGTGGCGGTATGGGTGATGGATATGTCCGCATTGCGCTTGTTGAAAATAGCGAAAAAACGGAACAGATATTAAAAGAGATCAAAGAGGTTATCGCCTCTTTCTAA